One stretch of Prunus persica cultivar Lovell chromosome G1, Prunus_persica_NCBIv2, whole genome shotgun sequence DNA includes these proteins:
- the LOC18793210 gene encoding MLP-like protein 328: protein MALHGFIGTQIELKSPADKFYKIFKGQAHLIPNVSSGHIKGVQVHEGDWETHGSVKIWNYHLGNEVGTFKEKVEYDDENKAATLIGLDGEMFKYYKSIKGIYQFAQKGDVSVANLTIHYEKRNANVEAPDRYVGLMVTLVRDLDAHFAKA, encoded by the exons ATGGCTCTGCACGGTTTTATTGGGACTCAAATAGAGCTCAAGTCTCCTGCTGATAAGTTCTACAAAATCTTCAAGGGTCAAGCCCACCTCATCCCAAATGTTTCTTCTGGCCATATCAAAGGTGTTCAGGTGCATGAAGGAGATTGGGAAACGCACGGCTCTGTTAAGATCTGGAATTATCATCTAG GGAACGAAGTTGGGACATTCAAGGAAAAGGTCGAGTACGACGACGAGAACAAGGCGGCAACTTTGATTGGATTGGACGGAGAAATGTTCAAGTATTACAAGAGCATTAAGGGCATCTATCAGTTCGCTCAAAAGGGTGATGTTAGCGTTGCCAACCTGACGATTCACTATGAGAAACGGAATGCGAATGTTGAAGCTCCAGATAGATATGTTGGTCTCATGGTTACCCTCGTCAGGGATCTTGATGCTCACTTTGCCAAGGCATAA